A genomic window from Populus nigra chromosome 7, ddPopNigr1.1, whole genome shotgun sequence includes:
- the LOC133698498 gene encoding large ribosomal subunit protein eL36y-like, with protein sequence MAPKQPNTGLFVGLNKGHIVTKKELAPRPSDRKGKASKRVLFVRSLIREVAGFAPYEKRITELLKVGKDKRALKVAKRKLGTHKRAKKKREEMSNVLRKMRAAGGAEKKK encoded by the exons ATGGCTCCCAAACAGCCAAACACTGGCCTCTTTGTAGGATTGAACAAGGGGCACATTGTGACCAAGAAGGAGCTAGCTCCGCGCCCTTCTGATCGCAAAGGG AAAGCCAGTAAGAGGGTACTCTTTGTCAGGAGTTTGATCAGGGAAGTTGCTGGTTTTGCACCATATGAGAAGAGGATCACTGAGCTTCTTAAGGTTGGCAAGGATAAGCGTGCATTGAAGGTAGCTAAAAGAAAGTTGGGCACACACAAGAGGGCTAAGAAGAAGCGTGAGGAGATGTCTAATGTTCTCCGCAAGATGAG GGCTGCTGGAGGTGCTGAGAAGAAGAAGTGA